CCGGTACGCCACACCGAGTACACACGGCGACGTCGGCGTCCGGGGCCCGGGATCCGGCACCCGCAGCGAGCGGTGCGCGCCGAACTCGAAGCCCGCGTCGCGGATCGCCGCCAGGGTGTCGCGCGCCGTGTGGCACCCGCCGAAGAGCCTCGGCCACACCGTCCTGTCCAGGACCCGCTGCACCGCCGCCAGACCACGCTCCCGCGCCAGCCCGTGCTCGAAGAACCGCAGCTCGCCGCCGGGGCGCAGGACGCGGCGGATCTCGGCGAGCGCCTGCGGTACGTCACGTACGGTGCACAGCACCAGCGAGGCGACGGCCGCGTCGAAACCCTCGTCCTCGACGGGCAGCGCCTCCGCCGTACCCGGCCGTACGTCCACCGAGACCTTGGCCCGCATCGCGGCCCGTACCGCCAATTGCCGCAGGCTGCGTTCCGGCTCGACCGCCACGACCTCCGAGACCGTGTCGGGATAGTGCGCGAAGTTCAGCCCGTTGCCCGCGCCGACCTCCACGACCCGTCCCGACAGACCGCTCAGCAGCTCCGCGCGGTGGGCGGCGATATGGCCCTTGGTCTCGGCGGCGACGCTCACCCGCGCGTAGAAGCGCGCGAAGAGCGGATGGTGGACGGAGTCCTTGGGGGCCTTGCGGTTGCGTAGGTGCATGGGGCGGATCTCCTCCGGCGTACAGGGCGTCACCATGATTCTTCCCTGTACGGCTCCGCTCAGCAGCTCACGGGACGCAACTCGTTACCGTGCCCCGGTGCCCGGAAGCGCCGCGTCCGCCGCATCCGCCGCGAACCGCGCCGCGTCCCAGTCCCCGCCCAGCGCCGGAGCCAGCCAGCCGGCGGCGCTCGCGCGGAACCTCGGTGCCGCCAGCCCGCCCGCGCCGTCCGGCAGCGCCCCGAGCAGAGGGGCACCGGCGACACCCGGCAGCTCCGCCGGATTGCAGCGCGCCGCCAGGTCCGGCACGGCCGGCCAGCTGCCGATCACCACACCCAGCGCCATGAGCCCGCGCGCGTCCAGCGCCTCGGCCGTCAGCGCGGTCATGTTCAGCGTGCCGAGCCCGGCGGGCGCCACCACCAGCACCGGGGCGGCCAGCAGCCGGGCGGCGTCCGCGAGTGTGCCGCCCTCGTCGTCGAACCGTACGAGCAGCCCGCCCGCGCCCTCGACCAGCACCAGGTCGTGTTCGGTCGCCAGCTTCCCGGCGGTCTCGGCGATCTCCTCGGGCCGTACGGGCGGCGCGCCCGCGCGTCTGGCCGCCGTCGCGGGTGCCAACGGCTCGGGGAAACGGGCCAGTTCGACCGTGGTGACGCCGCCCGCCAGGCGGATCACCTCGTCCACGTCACCCGGTTCACCGGGTGCGACACCGGTCTGCGCGGGCTTCAGCACCGCGACCGTACGCCCCTGGGCGAGGGCCACGGCGGCGACGGCCGCCGTGACGACGGTCTTGCCGATCTCCGTCCCGGTCCCCGAGACGATCAGTACGGGCATCTCTCAGGCCTCCCGAGCCGCCGCCGTCACCGCGCGGCAGATCCGCGCGATGTCGTCGTCGTCCGTCACATACGGCGGCATCGTGTAGACGAGGTCGCGGAACGGCCGCAGCCACACACCCTCACGTACCGCCGCCCGTGTCGCCGCCGCCATGTCCACCTCGTGGTCCAGCTGTACGACGCCGATCGCGCCGAGGACCCGCACATCCTTCACCCCGGGCTGCGACGTCGCCTCGGCGAGGCCGTCGCGCAGCCCCGCCTCGATCCGCTTGACCTCGCCCCGCCAGTCCTGGCCGAGCAGCAGGTCGATCGAGGCGGACGCCACGGCCGAGGCCAGCGGATTGCCCATGAACGTGGGGCCGTGCGCGAGGACAGGCACCTCGCCGCGCGAGATCCCGTCCGCCACCGCCGACGTGCACAGCGTCGCGGCCATGGTGAGATAACCGCCGGTCAGCGCCTTGCCCACGCACATCACATCGGGGCTGACGCCCGCGAGTTCCGCCGCGAACAGAGCGCCGGTTCGGCCGAAGCCCGTCGCGATCTCGTCCAGGATCAGCAGCACGCCGTACTCGTCACAGGCCTCGCGCAGCACCCGGACGTACGCGGGGGAATGGAAGCGCATGCCGCCCGCGCCCTGCACCACCGGCTCCACGATCACGGCGGCCAGTTCGTCGGCGTGGCGCGCGACGAGCGCGCGCAGATGGTCCGCGTACGTCTCGTCGTACGCATCGGCGCTGTCGTACGCCCCGGAGCCGGCGGGCGGCGCGTCGGCGAAGATCTGGCGCGGCAGCACTCCCGACCAGAGGCCGTGCATACCGCCCTCGGGGTCGCAGACCGACATGGGCTGCCAGGTGTCGCCGTGGTAGCCGCCGCGCCAGGTCAGCATCCGCTGCTTGGCCGGGCGGCCCAGCGAACGCCAGTACTGGAGGCACATCTTGACGGCGACCTCGACCGAGACCGATCCCGAGTCGGCGAGGAAGACATGCTGGAGCGGTTCCGGGGTGATCTCCACCAGCCGGGCCGCCAGCCGGACGGCGGGCTCATGGGTGAGCCCGCCGAACATGACATGGCTCATCCGGCCGAGCTGGCCGTGCGCCGCCTCGTTGAGGACGGGGTGGTTGTAGCCATGGACCGCCGACCACCAGGACGACATGCCGTCGACCAACTCGCGCTGCCCGTACGCCGGTTCGGCGAGCCGGAGCCGTACGCCCGAGGCGGACTCCACGACCAGCGGGTCCGTGCGGCCGGGCATCGGGCCGTACGGATGCCAGACATGGGCCCGGTCCAGCGCCAGGAGGTCGCCCGGAGCCGTCGCGGGCGGGGCGGGCGTGTCAGGCATTGGGCGCCAGATCGGTACCGGCACCGCGCCGCCGTACGGTCACCAGGTCCGTACGGGCGGCGCCGGCATCCGCCCCGACCGGCTCGGCCACGGGGTCACCCTTGTCCGCGGACGGAGCGCACGCGCTCGCGCACCCGCCGCCGCGGTGTTCAGGCAGCGTCGTCGTGTCCGTGCCCTCCACCTCGAACCCGGCGTCCGCGATCATGTCCAGGTCCGCCTTGCCCTCCTGGCCCTCGGTGGTGAGGTAGTCGCCGAGGAAGATCGAGTTGACCAGGTGCAGCGCGAGCGGCTGCATCGTGCGCAGATGCACCTCACGCCCGCCCGCGAGCCGGACCTCCACGTCGGGGCAGACGAACCGCACCATCGCCAGAATGCGCAGTGCCCGCTGCGGGGTCAGGTTCCACTCCCCGGCCAGCGGTGTGCCCTTGACGGGGATGAGGAAGTTGACCGGGACCGAGTCGGGGTCCAGCTCGCGCAGCCCGAAGACCACGTCCACCAGGTCGGCGTCGCTCTCGCCCATGCCCGCGATCAGCCCGGAACAGGCC
The nucleotide sequence above comes from Streptomyces sp. NBC_01716. Encoded proteins:
- a CDS encoding adenosylmethionine--8-amino-7-oxononanoate transaminase, which translates into the protein MPDTPAPPATAPGDLLALDRAHVWHPYGPMPGRTDPLVVESASGVRLRLAEPAYGQRELVDGMSSWWSAVHGYNHPVLNEAAHGQLGRMSHVMFGGLTHEPAVRLAARLVEITPEPLQHVFLADSGSVSVEVAVKMCLQYWRSLGRPAKQRMLTWRGGYHGDTWQPMSVCDPEGGMHGLWSGVLPRQIFADAPPAGSGAYDSADAYDETYADHLRALVARHADELAAVIVEPVVQGAGGMRFHSPAYVRVLREACDEYGVLLILDEIATGFGRTGALFAAELAGVSPDVMCVGKALTGGYLTMAATLCTSAVADGISRGEVPVLAHGPTFMGNPLASAVASASIDLLLGQDWRGEVKRIEAGLRDGLAEATSQPGVKDVRVLGAIGVVQLDHEVDMAAATRAAVREGVWLRPFRDLVYTMPPYVTDDDDIARICRAVTAAAREA
- the bioD gene encoding dethiobiotin synthase yields the protein MPVLIVSGTGTEIGKTVVTAAVAAVALAQGRTVAVLKPAQTGVAPGEPGDVDEVIRLAGGVTTVELARFPEPLAPATAARRAGAPPVRPEEIAETAGKLATEHDLVLVEGAGGLLVRFDDEGGTLADAARLLAAPVLVVAPAGLGTLNMTALTAEALDARGLMALGVVIGSWPAVPDLAARCNPAELPGVAGAPLLGALPDGAGGLAAPRFRASAAGWLAPALGGDWDAARFAADAADAALPGTGAR
- a CDS encoding class I SAM-dependent methyltransferase — translated: MHLRNRKAPKDSVHHPLFARFYARVSVAAETKGHIAAHRAELLSGLSGRVVEVGAGNGLNFAHYPDTVSEVVAVEPERSLRQLAVRAAMRAKVSVDVRPGTAEALPVEDEGFDAAVASLVLCTVRDVPQALAEIRRVLRPGGELRFFEHGLARERGLAAVQRVLDRTVWPRLFGGCHTARDTLAAIRDAGFEFGAHRSLRVPDPGPRTPTSPCVLGVAYRPRADLV